One region of Salvelinus namaycush isolate Seneca chromosome 3, SaNama_1.0, whole genome shotgun sequence genomic DNA includes:
- the LOC120043909 gene encoding uncharacterized protein LOC120043909, which produces MPTSPMNGEMGPAPAMQKPCRSSILERCILSMSTASVAVGTEDMDGIRRSQAGMRWALRNLDPAHTEGNESVLKRQQKQIQYSKNTSGYQKYLEQVPKRLRIPGLHPSTPNKYRKYNLHVRLWRRALHGWDPPSESQREAEGQDPVDQLQGLLEWMNCKLYEDSGVKKGTNGRGLPSDSKAPFSPNLLECHSTVPGCFPMDFTVDVSGPQVSSSKPGLGYSFSSCLTAEENVLGWLRFLLETDHDQQVPMQGDWLPWKPY; this is translated from the exons ATGCCTACCTCACCCATGAATGGTGAAATGGGACCTGCCCCTGCTATGCAAAAGCCTTGCAG GTCATCCATCCTTGAGCGATGTATCCTAAGCATGTCTACTGCCAGTGTTGCTGTTGGAACAGAGGACATGGATGGTATCAGGAG GTCCCAGGCAGGGATGCGGTGGGCCCTACGAAACCTGGATCCAGCTCACACAGAAGGCAATGAATCGGTCCTGAAACGACAGCAGAAACAGATTCAGTACAGCAAGAACACGTCTGGCTACCAGAAGTACCTGGAGCAAGTTCCCAA GCGTCTGAGAATCCCTGGGCTGCACCCATCCACTCCAAACAAATATAGAAAATACAACCTGCATGTTCGTCTTTGGCGGAGAGCTCTGCATGGGTGGGACCCTCCATCTGAATCGCAGAGAGAAGCCGAAGGACAGGACCCTGTTGACCAACT GCAGGGGTTGCTTGAGTGGATGAATTGCAAGCTATATGAAGACAGTGGAGTTAAAAAGGGGACCAACGGGAGAGGGCTACCTTCAGATTCAAAAGCCCCCTTCTCCCCTAACCTACTGGAATGTCATTCAACAGTCCCTGGATGCTTCCCCATGGATTTTACT GTGGATGTGTCTGGTCCTCAGGTCTCATCCTCCAAGCCAGGCTTGGGGTACTCCTTTAGCAGTTGCCTAACAGCTGAAGAGAATGTGTTGGGGTGGCTGAGATTTCTCCTGGAAACTGATCATGATCAACAAGTGCCCATGCAGGGAGACTGGCTACCGTGGAAACCATACTGA